From a single Phalacrocorax aristotelis chromosome 1, bGulAri2.1, whole genome shotgun sequence genomic region:
- the FBXO7 gene encoding F-box only protein 7 isoform X1, with protein MKLRVRLQKRTAPLEVEGAEPTLGELRAQLRRALLPAWGYSSDTEFLITLNRKDALTEDQKTLASYGIVSGDLICLLLEEANGQPSLPPPPPPPPLQNGHEPSTLIPNKSQANSPKEEGQNEQSDNQKAQVEVQKSDERKAGSSLEFPSALVPEDIDLEEGTGSYPSEPMLCSEAADGEIPHSLEMLYLSAECTSATDALIVLVHLLMMETGYVPQGTEAKAVSMPEKWRGNGVYKLQYTHPLCEEGSAGLTCVPLGDLVAINATLKINKEIKGVKRIQLLPASFVSFQDPEKVAGVYKDLQKLSRLFKDQLVYSLLAAARQALNLPDVFGLVVLPLELKLRIFRLLDVRSLISLSAVCRDLYTASNDQLLWRFMYLRDFRDPIARPRDTDWKELYKKKLKQKKEALRWRHMMFLPPTPHPIPFHPNPFYPNPFPPNPFPSNPIYPPMIIGGEYDERPTLPYVGDPINSLIPGPGEAPGQFPPFRPHFDPIGSLPGANPTLPGRAGPSERFPPRPSRGRPMDIRRAFI; from the exons atgaaGCTCCGCGTGCGGCTGCAGAAGCGAACGGCGCCGCTGGAAGTAGAGGGGGCGGAGCCAACGTTGGGGGAGCTGCGCGCGCAACTGCGCCGGGCCCTGCTGCCCGCCTGGGGGTACAG ttctgatACTGAGTTTTTAATAACATTGAACAGAAAAGATGCTCTCACAGAAGATCAGAAGACCTTAGCTTCATATGGGATTGTTTCTGGTGATTTGATATGCTTACTGCTAGAAGAAGCAAATGGGCAGCCCAGCctaccacctcctcctcctcctcccccacttCAGAATGGTCATGAGCCATCCACCTTGATCCCAAACAAAAGTCAGGCCAACAGTCCAAAAGAAGAAGGGCAGAATGAGCAATCTGACAACCAGAAAGCTCAGGTGGAAGTTCAAAAGAGTGATGAGAGA AAAGCAGGATCCAGCCTAGAATTTCCTTCGGCATTAGTCCCAGAAGATATTGACCTGGAAGAAGGTACAGGTTCCTATCCCTCTGAACCCATGCTGTGCAGTGAAGCTGCTGATGGTGAAATACCACATTCCTTAGAGATGCTCTACCTTTCGGCTGAGTGTACGAGTGCCACGGATGCCTTGATCGTTCTAGTACATCTTCTCATGATGGAGACAGGCTATGTACCTCAG GGGACAGAAGCCAAGGCAGTGTCTATGCCAGAGAAATGGAGAGGAAATGGTGTTTACAAGCTACAGTACACGCATCCCCTTTGTGAAGAAGGTTCTGCTGGTTTGACTTGTGTGCCTTTGGGAGATCTTGTTGCTATTAATG CAACGTTAAAAAtcaacaaagagattaaaggtGTTAAGAGAATACAGCTGTTGCCAGCGTCCTTCGTTAGCTTTCAGGACCCAG AAAAGGTTGCAGGTGTTTACAAAGACCTTCAGAAATTATCCCGCCTCTTTAAAGACCAGCTGGTTTACTCTCTTCTGGCTGCTGCCCGACAAG CTCTGAACTTGCCAGATGTGTTTGGGTTAGTGGTCCTTCCCCTTGAGCTCAAGCTTCGGATTTTCAGACTTTTGGATGTCCGTTCACTCATCTCTCTCTCCGCTGTTTGCCGTGATCTTTACACAGCTTCAAATGACCAGCTTCTATGGAGGTTTATGTATCTGCGAGATTTCCGAG ATCCTATTGCAAGGCCTCGTGACACAGACTGGAAAGAA cTATACAAGAAGAAGTTGAAACAGAAGAAGGAGGCCCTGAGATGGAGGCACATGATGTTTCTGCCCCCTACACCTCATCCAATCCCCTTTCATCCCAACCCATTCTATCCTAATCCTTTTCCTCCCAACCCATTTCCATCAAACCCCATCTATCCTCCAATGATCATTGGTGGAGAATATGATGAGAGACCAACTCTGCCCTATGTTGGAGACCCCATTAACTCACTCATTCCTGGCCCAGGAGAAGCACCAGGTCAGTTTCCTCCATTTAGACCACATTTTGACCCAATTGGTTCCTTGCCAGGAGCAAACCCGACCCTTCCAGGACGAGCTGGTCCCAGTGAAAGGTTTCCACCCAGACCCAGCCGGGGCCGCCCCATGGACATCCGCCGTGCATTCATTTga
- the FBXO7 gene encoding F-box only protein 7 isoform X2, whose translation MKLRVRLQKRTAPLEVEGAEPTLGELRAQLRRALLPAWGYSSDTEFLITLNRKDALTEDQKTLASYGIVSGDLICLLLEEANGQPSLPPPPPPPPLQNGHEPSTLIPNKSQANSPKEEGQNEQSDNQKAQVEVQKSDERVRSSLEFPSALVPEDIDLEEGTGSYPSEPMLCSEAADGEIPHSLEMLYLSAECTSATDALIVLVHLLMMETGYVPQGTEAKAVSMPEKWRGNGVYKLQYTHPLCEEGSAGLTCVPLGDLVAINATLKINKEIKGVKRIQLLPASFVSFQDPEKVAGVYKDLQKLSRLFKDQLVYSLLAAARQALNLPDVFGLVVLPLELKLRIFRLLDVRSLISLSAVCRDLYTASNDQLLWRFMYLRDFRDPIARPRDTDWKELYKKKLKQKKEALRWRHMMFLPPTPHPIPFHPNPFYPNPFPPNPFPSNPIYPPMIIGGEYDERPTLPYVGDPINSLIPGPGEAPGQFPPFRPHFDPIGSLPGANPTLPGRAGPSERFPPRPSRGRPMDIRRAFI comes from the exons atgaaGCTCCGCGTGCGGCTGCAGAAGCGAACGGCGCCGCTGGAAGTAGAGGGGGCGGAGCCAACGTTGGGGGAGCTGCGCGCGCAACTGCGCCGGGCCCTGCTGCCCGCCTGGGGGTACAG ttctgatACTGAGTTTTTAATAACATTGAACAGAAAAGATGCTCTCACAGAAGATCAGAAGACCTTAGCTTCATATGGGATTGTTTCTGGTGATTTGATATGCTTACTGCTAGAAGAAGCAAATGGGCAGCCCAGCctaccacctcctcctcctcctcccccacttCAGAATGGTCATGAGCCATCCACCTTGATCCCAAACAAAAGTCAGGCCAACAGTCCAAAAGAAGAAGGGCAGAATGAGCAATCTGACAACCAGAAAGCTCAGGTGGAAGTTCAAAAGAGTGATGAGAGAGTAA GATCCAGCCTAGAATTTCCTTCGGCATTAGTCCCAGAAGATATTGACCTGGAAGAAGGTACAGGTTCCTATCCCTCTGAACCCATGCTGTGCAGTGAAGCTGCTGATGGTGAAATACCACATTCCTTAGAGATGCTCTACCTTTCGGCTGAGTGTACGAGTGCCACGGATGCCTTGATCGTTCTAGTACATCTTCTCATGATGGAGACAGGCTATGTACCTCAG GGGACAGAAGCCAAGGCAGTGTCTATGCCAGAGAAATGGAGAGGAAATGGTGTTTACAAGCTACAGTACACGCATCCCCTTTGTGAAGAAGGTTCTGCTGGTTTGACTTGTGTGCCTTTGGGAGATCTTGTTGCTATTAATG CAACGTTAAAAAtcaacaaagagattaaaggtGTTAAGAGAATACAGCTGTTGCCAGCGTCCTTCGTTAGCTTTCAGGACCCAG AAAAGGTTGCAGGTGTTTACAAAGACCTTCAGAAATTATCCCGCCTCTTTAAAGACCAGCTGGTTTACTCTCTTCTGGCTGCTGCCCGACAAG CTCTGAACTTGCCAGATGTGTTTGGGTTAGTGGTCCTTCCCCTTGAGCTCAAGCTTCGGATTTTCAGACTTTTGGATGTCCGTTCACTCATCTCTCTCTCCGCTGTTTGCCGTGATCTTTACACAGCTTCAAATGACCAGCTTCTATGGAGGTTTATGTATCTGCGAGATTTCCGAG ATCCTATTGCAAGGCCTCGTGACACAGACTGGAAAGAA cTATACAAGAAGAAGTTGAAACAGAAGAAGGAGGCCCTGAGATGGAGGCACATGATGTTTCTGCCCCCTACACCTCATCCAATCCCCTTTCATCCCAACCCATTCTATCCTAATCCTTTTCCTCCCAACCCATTTCCATCAAACCCCATCTATCCTCCAATGATCATTGGTGGAGAATATGATGAGAGACCAACTCTGCCCTATGTTGGAGACCCCATTAACTCACTCATTCCTGGCCCAGGAGAAGCACCAGGTCAGTTTCCTCCATTTAGACCACATTTTGACCCAATTGGTTCCTTGCCAGGAGCAAACCCGACCCTTCCAGGACGAGCTGGTCCCAGTGAAAGGTTTCCACCCAGACCCAGCCGGGGCCGCCCCATGGACATCCGCCGTGCATTCATTTga